The sequence GAATCTTACGAAAATATGGATGAAGATCTATTTAAGTAAGGAGTGATTCTAATGGCTAAGAAGCGCAAACTTCCGCTTAGAAAATGTGTAATTACACAAGAAATGAAGCCGAAACAATCGTTAATTCGAGTGGTCAAAACCAAAGAAGGCGAAGTATTTGTCGATCCCACTGGTAAGAAAAACGGCCGTGGTGCCTATGTTTCCAAGGACTTGCAAGTAATCGATCAGGCGCAAAAAAATGGTGCACTCGACAAACATTTGGAGATAAAAATCCCGGACGAGGTGTACCAGCACCTGCGTCATGAGATTGAAGGCGAATAAGGTGAATAAGGCATATTTAAATATTATCGGCTTAGCCAATCGTGCAGGGAAATGTACGTTTGGTGAAGAGCTAATCGTAAAGGAAATTCAGTCAAAGAAAGCAAGAATAGTTCTTATCGCAAGTGATATCGGAGATCAGACAAAAAAGAAATTAACGGATAAATGTACGTATTATCACATCCCTTTTTTCTTTATTGACGATCGAGATACACTTTCACAAGCGGTAGGTAAATCAGGTCGTGTAGCTGTTTCGATTCATGAGCAAGGATTTGCGAAGAAATTGATTGCACTGCTTGATGAAAATTTTCGGGGGTGAACGTATGTCAAAAATACGAGTATATGAATACGCAAAGCAAGTAAATAAAACAAGCAAAGATATTATTAATAAATTAAGTGAGCTGAATACACCAGTCTCCAATCACATGGCTACAATTTCAGACGAAACAATCACAAAGTTAGATCAAACATTCAAAGCATCAACGAAAGAACAGCCAAAACAACAAGAAAACAATAAGAATGATCACAAA is a genomic window of Gracilibacillus salinarum containing:
- the rnpM gene encoding RNase P modulator RnpM, giving the protein MAKKRKLPLRKCVITQEMKPKQSLIRVVKTKEGEVFVDPTGKKNGRGAYVSKDLQVIDQAQKNGALDKHLEIKIPDEVYQHLRHEIEGE
- a CDS encoding YlxQ family RNA-binding protein, with the translated sequence MNKAYLNIIGLANRAGKCTFGEELIVKEIQSKKARIVLIASDIGDQTKKKLTDKCTYYHIPFFFIDDRDTLSQAVGKSGRVAVSIHEQGFAKKLIALLDENFRG